One Mesotoga sp. UBA6090 DNA window includes the following coding sequences:
- a CDS encoding efflux RND transporter permease subunit → MINRKIAISIIALFAIITVVMGLFISKMEINVSSEFLLPEKSPSRENMSKMEDLFGSEKQIIIVIKTDGLFKEDNSLMIYNFLQQLPSIEGVVSYNSYQDAAKVSLIGGTNVEPYFVEGLPIENASEILNNPLYLDNLLNENGEVALIPINVTDSADVKGILELASDLLEGMEFYASGEPIVDEEFNSSILSLMVVYPPILFGLISFIYFLRLGSVRAAVIPSILSIIAALWTYGFGVMIGLDINILTSTVGLFIVIISSSYGLHFIDRYITNRRFLERNIALKRTVREELIPIFLSALTTAVGFLTFLISSLEAFRQLGIMVSLGIMMSSALVLIALPAALFFIDLPSVKRKLRFKSPTPEKAKKIDKVVLIVIIVFAIVSPFLISRIERNFDQFDYFKKNSSIVKSAETIREEFGWNMPFYVVLNKNSLFTAADATVISSLVAEINELEQVKGVSSIMDVSSAFNIPLPILQLAARSGDLPVQQYMVGNSLRLLVKTPNTDAVSSQQLEDNLKAILQNYPQYSPYIASPLLIISGVNNEILVSQVSTIVWALVVITLLLIVVFRSFKLAIVSVLPIALSVLFNFSYMSILGIKLEISTAIVAGVLLGMTIDYSIHLINRFIETKDIYRAREEVRPAILSNTMALAAGFASLLFAPLRLFTGLGLLLAIGMLTGAIVTLTVIPRIVSKWKKSAH, encoded by the coding sequence ATGATCAATCGAAAGATCGCCATATCTATAATCGCCCTGTTCGCAATCATCACTGTAGTAATGGGGCTCTTTATCTCAAAAATGGAGATCAACGTGTCCAGCGAGTTCCTTCTCCCTGAGAAGTCTCCTTCCAGAGAGAACATGAGCAAGATGGAAGATTTATTTGGAAGCGAGAAGCAGATCATCATTGTTATAAAGACGGACGGGCTCTTCAAGGAAGACAACTCACTCATGATCTACAACTTCCTCCAGCAACTCCCCTCGATCGAAGGAGTCGTTAGTTACAACTCCTATCAGGACGCAGCGAAGGTTAGTCTGATTGGCGGCACTAACGTTGAGCCGTACTTCGTGGAAGGACTTCCCATTGAGAATGCCAGCGAGATACTGAATAATCCACTCTATCTGGACAACCTTCTTAACGAGAACGGCGAAGTGGCCCTTATTCCGATAAACGTAACCGATAGTGCCGATGTGAAAGGCATTCTTGAATTGGCCAGCGATTTGCTCGAGGGTATGGAGTTCTACGCAAGCGGCGAGCCAATAGTCGATGAAGAGTTCAACAGTTCGATACTGTCGCTCATGGTTGTATATCCCCCCATTCTCTTCGGTCTAATCAGCTTCATCTATTTCTTGAGGCTTGGAAGCGTTCGGGCTGCCGTCATCCCTTCGATTCTTTCGATCATCGCCGCGCTATGGACATACGGTTTTGGAGTAATGATAGGTCTGGATATCAACATTCTCACCTCCACGGTGGGTCTTTTTATAGTCATAATCTCATCTTCTTACGGACTTCATTTCATAGATAGATACATCACTAACAGAAGATTTCTGGAAAGGAATATTGCCCTTAAGCGGACCGTACGCGAGGAACTAATCCCCATATTTCTTTCGGCTCTGACTACGGCGGTAGGCTTCCTAACATTCCTGATTAGCAGCCTGGAGGCTTTTAGGCAGCTAGGCATAATGGTCTCTCTCGGGATCATGATGAGCTCGGCGCTCGTGCTTATTGCTCTTCCGGCCGCCCTCTTCTTCATTGATCTTCCGTCGGTAAAGAGAAAGCTAAGGTTTAAGAGTCCGACACCAGAAAAGGCAAAAAAGATAGACAAAGTTGTATTAATAGTGATAATCGTCTTTGCAATCGTATCACCCTTTCTGATTTCGAGAATAGAGAGAAACTTCGACCAATTTGATTACTTCAAGAAAAACTCCTCGATCGTGAAGTCTGCCGAGACTATCAGAGAAGAGTTCGGTTGGAATATGCCTTTTTATGTCGTCCTTAACAAGAACAGCCTCTTCACCGCTGCCGATGCAACAGTCATATCTAGCCTAGTCGCAGAAATAAACGAGCTTGAACAGGTCAAAGGTGTTTCCTCAATCATGGATGTTTCGAGCGCATTTAACATACCGCTGCCGATCCTCCAGCTGGCGGCGCGCAGCGGCGATCTTCCAGTCCAGCAATATATGGTGGGCAACTCATTGCGACTGCTAGTCAAGACTCCAAATACAGATGCCGTCAGTTCTCAACAGCTCGAGGACAACTTGAAAGCCATTCTCCAGAATTATCCGCAATATTCTCCATATATAGCCTCGCCCCTGCTGATTATATCCGGCGTCAATAATGAGATACTCGTCAGCCAGGTCAGTACTATTGTGTGGGCCTTAGTAGTCATAACATTGCTCCTGATAGTCGTCTTCAGGTCTTTCAAGCTGGCGATAGTTTCCGTGCTTCCAATTGCCTTGTCCGTACTCTTCAACTTCTCTTATATGTCGATACTGGGTATCAAACTGGAAATCTCGACCGCGATCGTTGCAGGGGTACTTCTGGGAATGACAATAGATTACTCGATCCACCTGATCAATAGATTCATAGAGACCAAAGACATATACAGAGCGAGAGAAGAAGTCAGGCCGGCTATACTCTCGAACACTATGGCTCTGGCTGCTGGATTTGCTTCGCTCCTGTTTGCACCATTGAGACTGTTCACCGGGCTCGGACTGCTTCTGGCAATAGGTATGCTTACAGGCGCCATAGTTACTCTTACAGTCATACCGAGAATTGTGAGCAAATGGAAAAAGTCTGCTCACTGA
- a CDS encoding transposase — translation MPRHARVVFEGVAHHITQRGNYRQSIFEDDADRKKYLQLVGEYSEKYKTKIFAYCLMTNHVHFIAAPMKPDSLALTFKYANMRYSKYFNFKNKKSGHLWQARFYSCPLYGNHAIEAVRYVERNPARANLVGLPWEYEWSSAAEHVGLSVIQSTSSGGNHSLVDSRSENESKNHDAGNTVVRDTRTTISRETDSSNNSDLAKQETISAEQDIRKASVDSNSEIAKHAEYGITLSSLEELGLNWNSKGWKEFLGYPDDESFLKEMRSNTISGKPFLSEDFVFELEDNTAVSMAKKKRGRPRKGPQH, via the coding sequence ATGCCTAGACATGCGAGGGTTGTTTTTGAGGGCGTGGCCCATCATATTACTCAGAGAGGGAACTACAGACAGAGCATCTTCGAAGACGATGCCGATAGGAAGAAATACCTTCAACTCGTAGGCGAATACTCTGAGAAGTACAAGACAAAGATCTTCGCGTACTGCCTAATGACTAATCACGTTCACTTCATTGCGGCTCCAATGAAGCCTGACTCACTGGCACTGACATTTAAGTATGCGAACATGAGGTATTCAAAGTACTTCAACTTCAAGAACAAGAAGTCGGGTCACTTATGGCAGGCAAGATTTTATTCCTGTCCTCTTTATGGGAATCACGCAATTGAAGCGGTTAGATATGTTGAAAGAAACCCGGCGAGGGCGAATTTGGTAGGCCTTCCATGGGAATATGAATGGTCGAGTGCTGCGGAACATGTCGGCCTCTCAGTTATCCAGTCTACATCGTCTGGTGGAAATCATAGCTTAGTCGACAGCCGTTCTGAGAACGAATCAAAGAATCACGATGCGGGGAATACTGTTGTTCGAGATACAAGAACGACGATTTCCCGCGAGACTGACTCTTCAAACAACAGCGATCTCGCAAAGCAAGAAACGATTTCAGCCGAGCAAGACATCCGAAAAGCATCAGTTGATTCAAATTCGGAGATTGCTAAACATGCTGAATATGGAATTACTCTTTCCTCTCTCGAAGAACTCGGTCTGAACTGGAATTCAAAAGGCTGGAAAGAGTTTTTGGGTTATCCAGATGATGAAAGCTTTCTCAAAGAGATGAGGAGCAACACAATCTCAGGGAAGCCATTTCTTTCTGAGGATTTTGTATTTGAACTTGAAGACAATACTGCCGTTTCAATGGCCAAAAAGAAGAGGGGAAGGCCTCGCAAAGGCCCTCAGCATTGA
- a CDS encoding MarR family winged helix-turn-helix transcriptional regulator — protein sequence MTAEGNQISPEKILETVFDLIRNFSKFFSFSIDAEEMKTIELYILLYVALKGPQSMSSLAREYSMTKSNITVLVDDMERKGLLARVRSEEDRRVIMITLTDSGKSFFESFLGNFSKLISTFIRNVGSEDLAIITDGFERMTSIVVDEEFTDSGHKSRGDKA from the coding sequence ATGACTGCAGAAGGCAATCAAATCAGTCCGGAAAAGATACTGGAAACGGTTTTCGATCTGATCCGGAACTTCAGTAAGTTCTTCTCATTCAGCATAGACGCCGAAGAGATGAAGACAATAGAGCTTTACATCCTTCTATACGTTGCGCTCAAAGGTCCCCAGAGCATGTCCTCGCTGGCAAGGGAATACTCAATGACCAAGAGCAATATCACCGTTCTTGTCGACGACATGGAGAGAAAGGGCTTGCTTGCCCGTGTTCGTTCCGAGGAAGATAGAAGAGTGATCATGATAACCCTTACCGATAGCGGTAAGAGTTTTTTCGAGAGTTTCTTGGGCAACTTCTCGAAGTTGATCTCAACCTTTATTAGAAACGTTGGAAGCGAAGATCTCGCGATCATCACCGATGGTTTCGAGAGAATGACTAGCATAGTTGTCGATGAGGAATTCACCGATTCCGGTCACAAAAGCAGAGGTGATAAAGCATGA
- a CDS encoding molybdopterin-dependent oxidoreductase has product MKTTVLISVGIIALVIIVFGVSSIPDDTYATEVIVKEYEGIKLDDLDAFRENSIKGVQYVNEDEYSLKIGGLVEAPYSMSYPQLQELRHIQKLVTLHCVEGWTAKMLWEGIPLIDLIEKASPLGQVTNVIFKSTDGYTTSLTLEYVRERNIIIADRLNGIELPPAQGFPFIVVAEDKWGYKWARWVEEIELSDDDKYRGYWEEYGYSKDGSIDKPMFDR; this is encoded by the coding sequence TTGAAGACGACTGTATTGATTTCGGTGGGTATCATCGCATTAGTGATCATAGTGTTCGGAGTAAGCAGTATTCCAGACGATACTTATGCAACGGAGGTAATAGTAAAAGAATATGAGGGCATAAAGCTTGACGATCTCGATGCATTCAGGGAGAACTCTATCAAAGGTGTGCAATATGTGAATGAGGATGAGTATTCCCTGAAGATTGGTGGACTTGTCGAGGCACCCTATTCTATGAGCTATCCGCAGTTGCAGGAGCTACGGCACATTCAGAAGCTGGTCACGCTTCACTGTGTAGAAGGTTGGACGGCGAAGATGCTTTGGGAAGGAATTCCGCTCATCGACTTGATTGAGAAGGCGAGTCCACTGGGGCAGGTCACAAACGTAATCTTTAAATCTACAGACGGATACACAACGAGCCTGACTCTCGAGTACGTTCGCGAAAGAAACATAATAATTGCAGATAGACTTAATGGAATCGAACTGCCTCCTGCTCAGGGTTTTCCTTTCATTGTAGTTGCGGAGGACAAATGGGGATATAAGTGGGCCCGATGGGTCGAAGAAATCGAGTTATCCGACGATGACAAATACAGAGGCTATTGGGAAGAATACGGTTACAGCAAGGACGGAAGTATCGACAAGCCAATGTTTGACAGATGA
- a CDS encoding alpha/beta fold hydrolase, producing the protein MRLTKRALIVMVALILLLGGMLVAVNSEYTVKKGDTLWGIAKAYGLDWKEIANLNCITDEFTLQIGTVLKIPTSYTEQSLLIPNGDHNIPAIICLPNGDGPFPIVVMLHGTGSDKNEAGGGYLIAAPALAEAGIASIRFDFIGNGESNADYIDYNFTTALSDTNAALEYAAGLDRIDEYRAGVMGWSQGGTIALLAAGNNPAFKSVLCWAGAPDLSGVGSLEAYEIAKEKGYYELNFDWRTPLKLGLQWFNEAYGTDVLEVFSNSSAPVLAINGAEDTVVDPINAQRIVDASRNSESKVLLIEGADHTFNIFTGDMTAFNQLIEATVNWFDKTL; encoded by the coding sequence TTGAGATTAACGAAGAGAGCTTTAATAGTTATGGTTGCGTTGATCTTGCTACTGGGAGGTATGCTCGTCGCTGTTAACAGCGAGTATACAGTTAAAAAAGGAGATACACTTTGGGGAATCGCAAAGGCATACGGTTTAGACTGGAAGGAGATCGCCAACCTGAACTGTATCACCGATGAGTTTACTCTGCAAATTGGCACAGTCCTCAAGATTCCAACATCCTATACTGAACAGTCCCTGCTTATTCCAAATGGGGACCACAACATACCTGCGATAATATGCTTGCCCAACGGTGATGGGCCATTCCCGATAGTTGTTATGCTACACGGGACTGGTTCCGACAAGAACGAAGCCGGCGGTGGATATCTCATAGCTGCTCCAGCTCTGGCGGAAGCAGGAATCGCGAGCATTCGCTTCGACTTTATTGGCAACGGAGAAAGCAATGCGGACTACATTGACTACAACTTCACCACAGCCCTATCTGATACGAATGCCGCTCTCGAATATGCTGCTGGTCTTGATCGGATAGACGAATACCGTGCAGGAGTGATGGGTTGGAGCCAGGGTGGCACAATTGCCTTGCTTGCTGCAGGTAACAATCCTGCATTCAAGTCAGTATTATGCTGGGCCGGTGCTCCAGATTTGTCTGGCGTTGGAAGCTTGGAGGCCTACGAAATCGCAAAAGAAAAGGGCTATTATGAACTTAATTTTGACTGGAGAACTCCTCTGAAACTCGGGCTGCAGTGGTTCAACGAAGCTTACGGCACAGACGTGTTGGAAGTTTTCTCTAATTCAAGTGCTCCAGTACTTGCTATTAACGGCGCGGAAGACACCGTGGTTGATCCAATAAATGCTCAGAGAATCGTTGACGCATCTCGAAATTCGGAATCCAAGGTCCTTCTAATTGAGGGTGCCGATCATACATTCAACATATTCACAGGCGATATGACAGCCTTCAATCAGCTCATCGAAGCTACGGTCAACTGGTTCGATAAAACACTCTAG
- a CDS encoding NAD-dependent epimerase/dehydratase family protein, with product MILVTGASGHVGNVLVRELVSRGEKTRAIVLPGEDVSMIELDGVEILRGDIRDRDFVTKACEGIETVYHLAAQISILPTMKKQVRSVNIGDTENVIHACKVQHVGKLIYTSSIHGFTELEPGSVIDENVSFNPARTSGVYGKSKAEAVLNVLTAAREGLNAVVLCPTGIIGPFDYKLSEMGNKIRLFATGKLRVGIEGSFDFVDVRDVVRSEIEASIKAKA from the coding sequence ATGATTCTTGTGACTGGTGCGAGCGGTCACGTTGGTAACGTTCTAGTCAGAGAGCTTGTCAGTAGGGGCGAAAAAACAAGGGCGATTGTCTTGCCCGGAGAAGATGTCTCTATGATCGAACTGGATGGAGTAGAGATACTTCGCGGCGATATAAGGGACAGAGATTTCGTGACCAAGGCCTGTGAAGGAATAGAGACCGTCTATCATCTGGCAGCACAAATATCCATATTGCCCACAATGAAAAAGCAGGTAAGAAGCGTCAACATAGGCGATACGGAGAACGTTATCCATGCCTGCAAGGTTCAGCATGTGGGAAAGTTGATCTACACGAGCTCCATCCACGGCTTCACCGAGCTAGAACCGGGAAGCGTGATAGATGAAAACGTCTCGTTCAACCCGGCTCGCACGAGCGGCGTCTACGGGAAATCCAAGGCCGAAGCCGTTCTCAACGTGCTCACGGCCGCGAGGGAAGGGCTGAACGCCGTCGTACTGTGCCCAACGGGCATCATTGGTCCTTTCGATTACAAACTTTCTGAAATGGGGAACAAGATAAGGCTCTTCGCAACAGGCAAGTTAAGAGTAGGAATCGAGGGGTCTTTCGATTTCGTGGATGTCCGAGATGTAGTGAGATCGGAGATAGAAGCCTCCATAAAGGCCAAGGCCTGA